In a single window of the Arachis hypogaea cultivar Tifrunner chromosome 6, arahy.Tifrunner.gnm2.J5K5, whole genome shotgun sequence genome:
- the LOC112696766 gene encoding protein NRT1/ PTR FAMILY 3.1: MVVEKSDEVLEEQKRKQHNERKHNQHGGMKTAPFILANEVCDKFASIGFNANLMSYLTQELHMATVAASNTLINFDGAANLAPLLGAVIAETFAGTFWTIILGSILCELGLIIITISASMHSPACHEATSSQLRPLYLSLLLIAFGSGCIRPCVVPFLGDQFDMTKKGVASRKWNLFNLYTFSMGLAPLTALTVVVYVQENMGWSWGLGIPTIARLIAIFAFVMGSSFYRKVKPQGCSLIRLVQVLVAAIRKRKEALPDDPKLLYENKELDAPISLQGRLLHTYQFRWLDKAATVRKEESNIKDTKEAPKLWSLATVHRVEELKSILRLVPICLSTILHVASVSSNQNFLIQQARSMDRRITSSFQIPPATMFVFSVMTMMIGVILYEHHFVPFASRLTKNPSGLTCLQRMGIGYGISIIATIVSSLIEIKRKNVATKYNMLDSPKAIIPISVFWLLPQICLHGLVKVFMSGGHLEFLYDQSPESMRSTTIALFSIFISIGNYCSTMMVSFVHRFSGNDESNWLPNRNLNKGRLEYYYLLVSVVQVINLIYYVIVACFYTYKPVEEISSVMMNGKEDLQQGKEKIFVLESGCTMEDQNMILTVQR; encoded by the exons ATGGTGGTAGAGAAGAGTGATGAGGTGCTGGAAGAACAAAAACGTAAGCAACATAATGAAAGGAAGCATAATCAACACGGAGGAATGAAAACAGCACCCTTCATTCTTG CAAATGAAGTGTGTGACAAATTTGCATCAATTGGATTCAATGCAAACCTGATGAGTTATCTGACACAAGAGCTGCATATGGCAACGGTTGCAGCCTCCAACACTCTGATTAACTTTGACGGAGCAGCTAACCTCGCTCCTCTTCTTGGAGCTGTCATTGCTGAGACTTTTGCTGGCACTTTTTGGACCATCATTCTTGGTTCTATTCTCTGTGAACTG GGTTTGATCATTATTACAATTTCAGCATCAATGCACTCCCCAGCATGCCATGAAGCAACATCCTCACAACTACGGCCACTCTATCTGTCTCTCCTACTCATAGCTTTTGGGTCAGGCTGCATTAGGCCTTGTGTTGTGCCATTTCTAGGAGACCAATTTGACATGACAAAAAAAGGTGTGGCATCTAGAAAATGGAATCTCTTCAATTTGTACACATTTAGCATGGGTTTGGCTCCACTCACTGCTTTGACCGTTGTGGTTTATGTTCAAGAAAACATGGGTTGGAGTTGGGGGCTTGGGATCCCAACCATTGCAAGGTTGATTGCTATATTTGCTTTTGTTATGGGCTCATCATTCTACAGAAAAGTTAAACCACAAGGGTGTAGTTTGATTAGGTTGGTGCAAGTTCTTGTTGCTGCTATAAGGAAGAGGAAAGAGGCCCTTCCAGATGATCCtaaacttttgtatgaaaataaAGAGCTTGATGCACCTATTTCTTTGCAAGGAAGGCTTTTGCACACATACCAGTTCAG ATGGTTAGACAAGGCAGCTACAGTGAGAAAAGAAGAGTCCAATATCAAAGACACAAAAGAGGCACCAAAACTATGGAGCCTAGCCACTGTACACAGAGTAGAAGAGCTAAAATCTATCCTCAGATTGGTTCCAATTTGTTTATCAACCATATTGCACGTAGCATCTGTGTCGTCCAACCAAAACTTCCTAATTCAACAAGCGCGGTCTATGGATCGCCGCATAACTTCTTCGTTCCAAATCCCACCGGCCACCATGTTTGTTTTCAGTGTGATGACAATGATGATTGGTGTCATTTTATATGAACACCATTTTGTTCCCTTTGCAAGTAGACTAACCAAGAATCCTTCTGGCCTCACATGCCTACAAAGAATGGGAATAGGGTATGGAATCAGCATAATAGCCACAATAGTTTCATCACTCattgaaatcaaaagaaaaaatgttGCTACAAAGTACAATATGTTGGACAGCCCTAAAGCCATTATTCCAATTAGTGTGTTTTGGTTGTTACCCCAAATTTGTTTGCATGGTTTGGTTAAAGTGTttatgtctggtgggcatttggaGTTTCTCTATGACCAATCACCTGAGAGCATGAGAAGCACCACCATAGCTTTGTTTTCCATATTCATATCTATTGGAAACTATTGTAGCACTATGATGGTATCTTTTGTTCATAGGTTTAGTGGAAATGATGAGAGTAATTGGTTGCCTAATAGGAACTTGAATAAGGGTAGATTAGAGTATTATTACTTGCTTGTTAGTGTGGTGCAAGTTATTAATCTCATTTATTATGTCATTGTTGCTTGCTTTTACACTTACAAGCCTGTGGAAGAGATTAGTAGTGTCATGATGAATGGGAAAGAGGATTTACAACAGGGAAAAGAAAAAATCTTTGTACTTGAAAGTGGTTGTACTATGGAGGATCAAAACATGATTCTTACCGTTCAAAGGTGA
- the LOC112696767 gene encoding U-box domain-containing protein 37-like has translation MRNILNDYLIICRRMGVEAEKLHIIDKDCIEKGIVELICKHNIKKLVMGAASDKYHSRRMTDLRSRKAIYVRENAPAYCHIQFICNGYLIHTRYKGCSFDLNTMLNIY, from the exons ATGCGTAATATTCTGAATGACTATCTTATTATCTGCAGAAGAATGGGG GTAGAGGCAGAGAAACTGCATATTATTGATAAGGATTGCATTGAAAAAGGGATTGTAGAACTTATCTGCAAGCATAATATCAAGAAGCTTGTGATGGGAGCAGCTTCTGATAAGTACCATTCTAG GAGAATGACAGATCTCAGGTCTAGGAAAGCCATTTATGTGAGAGAAAATGCTCCTGCTTATTGTCATATACAGTTCATCTGCAACGGGTATCTCATACACACAAGGTACAAGGGATGCAGTTTTGATTTGAACACTATGCTTAATATTTACTAG